From one Lotus japonicus ecotype B-129 chromosome 3, LjGifu_v1.2 genomic stretch:
- the LOC130743146 gene encoding myosin-12: protein MGTPVNIIVGSQVWVEDPEIAWIDGEVTDIKGTNATIITTNGKTVVAEISSIYPKDMEAQPSGVDDMTKLAYLHEPGVLYNLACRFSLNEIYTYTGNILIAVNPFRRLPHLYDIHMMQQYKGAAFGELSPHLFAVADTCYRAMINENGSQSILVSGESGAGKTETTKMLMRYLAFMGGRSNTEGRTVEQQVLESNPVLEAFGNAKTVKNNNSSRFGKFVEIQFDKNGKISGAAIRTYLLERSRVCQASDPERNYHCFYMLCAAPPEDLERFKLGDPRQFHYLNQSNCYEVSNVDDAKEYLETRNAMDIVGISQDEQDAIFRVVAAILHLGNINFAKGNEVDSSKLKDDKSLTHLRTAAELLMCDDKALEDSLCKRVIVTPDGNITKLLDPDAAALSRDALAKTMYSRLFDWIVDKINSSIGQDANAVSLIGVLDIYGFESFKVNSFEQLCINLTNEKLQQHFNQHVFKMEQEEYTKEEINWSYVEFVDNQDVLDLIEKKPGGIIALLDEACMFPKATHETFAQKMYQTYKGHKRFSKPKLARTDFTINHYAGDVTYQADYFLDKNKDYVIAEHQALLCASKCTFVANLFPLLPEETSKQSKFSSMGSQFKQQLQSLMETLSTTEPHYIRCVKPNTVLQPGIFENFNVLNQLRCGGVLEAIRISCAGYPTKRTFEEFLDRFGMLAPDVLDGSDEKKASIAICEKMGLKGYQMGKTKVFLRAGQMAELDARRAEVLAKAARLIQRQIRTHLTRKEFITLKKATIQIQKIWRARLARELYEHMRREAASIRVQKHVRAHRERTYYTSLQASAIVIQSGMRALAARNEFRYRRRTKASTKIQTQWRRAKAVSDYKQQKRVALSLQCLWRAKVARKELRKLRMAARETGALKEAKDKLEKRVEELTWRLDIEKHLRLDLEEAKGQEIAKLQNTLQEIQAQLDEAHAAIIHEKEAAKIAIEQAPPVIKEVPVVDNTKLELLTNKNEELESEVEQLKSKIKEFEERCSEIEKENQARLKEAEEAHLKATQLQETIERLESSLSNLESENQVLCQQALVESNNEELSEEIKILKDQIENLESENEVLRSQAAAVVEQKVYPEKIETGQEVAVVEQIQPRVITDTMTSQIKNLDNRNQTEEEWHARKELRAPVSLLTKQRSLTDRQQESYDALLKCLMEDKKFEKNRPAVSCIVYKALLHWRSFESEKTHIFDKIIHAIKSSIESQEGINDLAYWLSTTSTLLFYLQCTIKASNTTRAASRNRNSPASLFGKMAQGLRSSSLGMGISSGYSGMVEKPNEQSKVEAKYPAILFKQHLTAYVEKIYGMIRDSLKKEISPFLNLCIQAPRSLRTRSIRGSSRNIHSNIVAKQQALHMHWKSIVNKLDHTLDILSANYVPPMITRKIFSQVFSFMNVQLFNSLLLRRECCSFSNGEYLKAGLHELELWCLKATDQFTGTSWDELKHIRQAVSFLVLHQKTQKPLEEITKELCPVLSIPQIYRIGTMFWDDKYGAQGLSAEVISRMRVLMTEDSENIPPNNSFLLEVDSSIPFLMEEMFRSMSDIRLSDMDVDPPPILRQRSDFQFLLQQIDSSDSQ from the exons ATG GGAACTCCTGTGAATATCATTGTTGGATCACAGGTTTGGGTTGAGGATCCTGAGATTGCATGGATTGATGGTGAGGTGACAGATATCAAAGGCACAAATGCCACTATCATTACCACAAATGGGAAAACA GTGGTTGCAGAAATTTCAAGTATATACCCTAAAGATATGGAGGCACAGCCTTCAGGGGTTGATGACATGACCAAGCTAGCATACCTCCATGAGCCAGGAGTTCTGTATAACCTTGCCTGTCGTTTTTCTCTCAATGAGATATAT ACATATACAGGGAATATCTTAATTGCAGTGAATCCTTTTAGAAGACTACCACACCTGTATGACATCCATATGATGCAGCAGTACAAAGGAGCAGCATTTGGAGAGCTTAGCCCTCACCTTTTTGCTGTAGCAGACACCTGTTACAG AGCAATGATAAATGAGAATGGAAGTCAATCCATTTTGGTGAGTGGAGAGAGTGGAGCTGGTAAAACGGAGACAACCAAAATGCTAATGAGATATCTAGCTTTCATGGGGGGAAGGTCTAATACAGAAGGCAGGACTGTAGAACAACAAGTCTTGGAG TCCAATCCAGTGTTGGAAGCTTTTGGAAATGCCAAAACTGTCAAAAACAACAATtcaag TCGTTTTGGTAAATTTGTTGAAATTCAATTTGACAAGAATGGAAAGATTTCTGGAGCAGCAATCCGTACCTATCTCCTTGAAAGGTCAAGAGTTTGTCAGGCTTCTGATCCAGAGAGAAACTATCATTGCTTTTACATGCTTTGTGCAGCACCACCAGAG GATCTTGAGAGGTTCAAGTTAGGGGACCCAAGGCAATTCCACTATCTGAATCAATCAAACTGTTATGAAGTGTCAAATGTAGATGATGCTAAAGAATACTTAGAGACCAGAAATGCAATGGATATTGTAGGTATCAGCCAGGATGAGCAG GATGCTATCTTTCGTGTGGTAGCTGCAATCCTTCATCTAGGAAACATTAACTTCGCCAAAGGGAATGAAGTTGATTCATCAAAATTGAAAGATGACAAATCACTCACCCACCTTCGAACTGCAGCCGAGTTACTCAT GTGTGATGATAAAGCACTAGAAGACTCACTTTGCAAGCGAGTCATTGTTACTCCTGATGGGAACATTACAAAACTACTAGACCCAGATGCAGCTGCTTTGAGCCGAGATGCTTTGGCAAAGACTATGTACTCCAGACTGTTTGACTG GATTGTGGACAAGATTAACAGTTCAATTGGGCAAGATGCAAATGCAGTCAGCTTAATAGGAGTCCTTGATATTTATGGATTTGAAAGCTTCAAAGTCAACAG TTTTGAGCAACTGTGCATCAACCTAACAAATGAGAAGTTGCAACAACATTTTAATCAG CATGTATTCAAGATGGAGCAAGAAGAGTACACAAAGGAGGAAATCAATTGGAGCTATGTAGAGTTTGTGGATAATCAGGATGTTCTTGATCTTATTGAGAAG AAACCTGGGGGAATAATTGCTCTTCTTGATGAAGCCTG CATGTTCCCCAAGGCAACTCATGAGACTTTTGCACAAAAGATGTACCAGACATATAAAGGACACAAGCGCTTCAGCAAGCCAAAACTTGCTCGAACAGATTTCACAATTAACCACTATGCTGGAGAT GTCACTTACCAAGCAGATTATTTTCTAGATAAGAATAAAGATTATGTTATAGCAGAGCATCAAGCTCTTTTATGTGCTTCCAAGTGCACATTTGTTGCTAATCTTTTCCCTCTTCTACCTGAGGAGACATCAAAGCAATCAAAATTTTCTTCCATGGGCTCACAGTTTAAG CAACAACTGCAATCACTCATGGAGACACTGAGCACAACAGAACCACATTACATAAGATGTGTGAAACCTAATACAGTTTTgcagccaggaatctttgagaACTTCAATGTCTTAAACCAATTAAGATGTGGG GGAGTACTTGAGGCAATAAGGATTAGTTGTGCTGGATATCCAACAAAAAGAACATTTGAAGAGTTCCTTGATCGCTTTGGAATGCTAGCTCCTGATGTCCTTGATGG ATCTGATGAGAAAAAGGCATCTATTGCAATCTGTGAGAAGATGGGCCTAAAAGGCTATCAG ATGGGAAAAACAAAGGTATTTCTCAGAGCTGGTCAGATGGCTGAATTAGATGCACGAAGAGCTGAAGTCTTAGCTAAAGCAGCTAGACTCATACAGAGACAAATCCGAACACATTTAACCAGAAAAGAGTTCATCACCCTTAAAAAGGCCACAATTCAGATCCAGAAGATTTGGAGAG CAAGACTTGCACGTGAACTATATGAGCACATGAGAAGGGAAGCAGCTTCTATCCGGGTGCAGAAACATGTGCGTGCACACAGAGAAAGAACTTATTACACATCATTACAAGCATCAGCTATTGTTATTCAATCTGGCATGAGAGCATTAGCAGCACGAAATGAATTTAGGTACAGAAGAAGGACAAAGGCTTCAACCAAAATTCAG ACACAATGGAGAAGAGCCAAAGCTGTTTCTGATTACAAACAGCAGAAGAGAGTAGCTCTTTCACTTCAATGTCTCTGGAGAGCTAAAGTAGCACGGAAAGAGCTCAGAAAGCTTCGGATG GCTGCAAGGGAAACGGGGGCACTTAAGGAAGCAAAGGACAAGTTGGAGAAGCGTGTTGAGGAGCTGACATGGAGACTGGATATTGAAAAGCACTTGCGG CTTGACCTTGAAGAAGCTAAAGGGCAAGAGATAGCAAAATTACAGAATACTTTACAAGAAATTCAAGCTCAGCTAGATGAAGCCCATGCTGCAATTATACATGAGAAAGAAGCAGCAAAAATAGCAATTGAACAAGCACCACCTGTAATTAAAGAGGTACCTGTTGTGGACAACACCAAGCTAGAGTTGCTGACAAATAAAAATGAGGAGCTGGag AGTGAAGTAGAACAGCTAAAAAGTAAGATTAAAGAGTTTGAAGAAAGGTGCTCAGAAATTGAAAAAGAGAATCAAGCAAGGCTGAAAGAGGCAGAAGAAGCACATCTCAAAGCGACACAACTTCAGGAGACTATTGAAAG ATTAGAATCAAGTTTGTCAAACCTTGAGTCTGAGAACCAGGTTCTATGTCAGCAGGCATTAGTAGAATCAAATAATGAAGAACTATCTGAAGAGATAAAAAT CCTCAAGGATCAGATAGAAAATCTAGAATCAGAGAATGAAGTTCTAAGGAGCCAGGCAGCCGCTGTTGTCGAGCAGAAGGTTTATCCAGAAAAGATAGAAACAGGCCAGGAGGTTGCTGTTGTAGAACAGATACAACCAAGAGTTATTACAGATACCATGACTTCACAAATAAAG AACTTGGATAACAGAAATCAAACAGAAGAAGAATGGCATGCCAGAAAG GAACTTAGAGCACCTGTGTCTTTGCTTACGAAACAAAGATCACTCACAGACAGACAGCAG GAAAGTTATGATGCACTGCTCAAGTGTCTCATGGAAGATAAGAAATTTGAGAAAAACAGACCAGCAGTTTCTTGCATTGTTTATAAAGCACTTCTTCATTGGAGATCATTTGAATCGGAGAAGACACATATATTTGATAAAATTATTCACGCTATCAAATCATCTATAGAG AGCCAAGAAGGAATCAATGACCTAGCATATTGGCTTTCAACAACTTCAACACTTCTGTTTTATCTACAATGTACCATCAAGGCCAGCAATACAACTAGGGCCGCTTCGCGTAATAGGAACTCCCCTGCCAGCCTATTTGGCAAAATGGCACAA GGCTTACGTTCATCTTCATTGGGCATGGGGATTTCAAGTGGCTACAGTGGAATGGTGGAAAAGCCAAATGAGCAATCTAAAGTGGAAGCCAAATACCCAGCAATTCTTTTTAAGCAACATTTAACTGCATATGTGGAGAAGATTTATGGAATGATCCGAGATAGTTTAAAGAAAGAGATTAGCCCATTCTTAAATTTGTGTATTCAG GCACCAAGATCCTTAAGGACCAGATCAATAAGAGGGTCATCTAGAAACATCCATTCAAATATAGTTGCAAAACAACAGGCATTGCATATGCACTGGAAAAGCATTGTGAACAAATTAGATCATACCTTGGATATATTGTCTGCTAACTAT GTCCCTCCCATGATAACAAGGAAGATATTTAGTCAGGTCTTCTCATTCATGAATGTTCAACTGTTTAATAG TTTGTTGCTTCGCCGGGAGTGCTGTTCCTTTAGCAATGGAGAGTATTTGAAGGCAGGTTTGCATGAGTTGGAACTCTGGTGTCTAAAAGCAACAGATCAG TTTACGGGGACATCTTGGGATGAACTCAAACACATACGCCAAGCTGTCAGCTTTCTG GTTTTGCATCAAAAGACTCAAAAACCTTTGGAGGAGATCACAAAAGAACTCTGCCCG GTGTTAAGTATTCCACAAATATACCGTATTGGAACTATGTTCTGGGATGACAAGTATGGAGCACAGGGACTATCTGCAGAG GTAATTAGCAGAATGAGAGTGCTTATGACAGAAGACTCCGAAAACATACCACCCAATAACTCGTTCCTTCTTGAAGTGGATTCCAG CATACCGttcttaatggaggagatgTTCCGGTCCATGAGTGACATTCGGTTATCTGATATGGATGTGGATCCGCCACCAATCCTGAGACAAAGGTctgatttccagttcttgttGCAACAAATTGATAGTAGTGACTCTCAATGA